Below is a window of Syntrophorhabdaceae bacterium DNA.
AGGCTCCAGGGAAAGAAATCTAAGGGAAGGGTCGTGAAATAGTAATATACGGGTCGCTTGTGGCTCCATGCGTCAAAGAACCGCGTGAGGTTCTGACGGATGATGTTCTCCTGGAGGTAGGGGAACCCTTCCTTCATATAGACCAGCAAATACCACGGCACGATTATCAGCAGAAAGATACATATACCGATAGCGGTCTCTTTCCTTTTAAAGATATGAAGATCGCTTTGCGACCAGCAGTATATGAGAACAACGGGAAATATGAGGATGACGGCCAGAGGCCCCTTGGTCATAAAGGCGAGCCCGGCGAGGACATAAAAAAGGATGTACAGGGATTTTTCCCCTTGATGGTAAAACCGGAAGAAACATAGAAGACTTGATGAGACAAAGGCGGCAAAGACCATATCGACCTGCAGGTACCGTGCCTGCCAGTAGTAAAGGGGAGAACTTATGAGGATGAGCGTCGCGAGAAGCGCCTCCTTCTCCCCAAAAGACCTGAAGGCAACATAAAGGAGGAGAAGGGCTGCCAGTAAGGCAGACAACGCGGTCGGGATGCGCATCGATGCTTCATCCCTGAGGGGGGTGAAGATCTTTGCCGACAGGTAGTTCAGGTAATAGAAGAGAGGGGGTTTTTCGCCATATGGTTTGCCGTTTAAGTGCGGAACGATCAGGTTGTTGTCAAGCTCCTTTGTGATCTGTGCGAAATCCCCTTCATCAGGGGCCCAGAAGTCTCTTGATTGTATGTTAGAGAAAAAGAGTAAGGCCGCGATGATGCAGGTGGCAAGGAAGATCTTTTTCATACATAATTCTTTACGATGTTGTTGAGGTCATTCATAGCGTCTTCCATACTGCGGGTGTTCAGGATGTAACCGTCGGCCAGGGCAACCGGTACGGCAACCCCGTACGCGATCTCCCTCATATCTCTGTCGTCAAAGGCATCGGCTGAATCGTCCGATCTTCCCCGCGACATGATCCTTTCCAATCTCAGTTTCCGTGGCGCCACGAAGGCGACCACCACACATTCGACCCTTTCCCTGAGAAGCGCTACTTCCTGCAACGAGCGTATGCCCTCCATAAAGACAAGGTTGTTTTTTGATTCTATCACGCGGGAGAGGACCAATCGCGTAACGCCCATACCGTCGGTGCCCCGTAATCGCGTTGAGACCATAGCGGTATTTTCCGCGTTCGGTTCCAGTCCCTGTTTTTTCACTTCTTCGCGGACCACGTCGCCGGTAGCAAAATATGGGATTTGTTTTGATTCAGCGTAGCTTCTGGCAATGTTTTTACCGGATGCAGGCATCCCGACAATGACAAAAAGAATCATTCAACCTCCC
It encodes the following:
- a CDS encoding glycosyltransferase family 39 protein; its protein translation is MKKIFLATCIIAALLFFSNIQSRDFWAPDEGDFAQITKELDNNLIVPHLNGKPYGEKPPLFYYLNYLSAKIFTPLRDEASMRIPTALSALLAALLLLYVAFRSFGEKEALLATLILISSPLYYWQARYLQVDMVFAAFVSSSLLCFFRFYHQGEKSLYILFYVLAGLAFMTKGPLAVILIFPVVLIYCWSQSDLHIFKRKETAIGICIFLLIIVPWYLLVYMKEGFPYLQENIIRQNLTRFFDAWSHKRPVYYYFTTLPLDFFPWSLFLPMGIYLAAKGWKDDRGMRFFLIWFLWMFLFFSLSSGKISKYMIPLLPAMALMTARAFTTEHKKYVFYVSALLATVFLALGIILITVKTEMYREFRPERISIGILSLLVSIGIAWSALLKRTEAAACILFIFLATTYMAANIWIYNKLNYYKSPRPFCEKVRDHLQKDTRWVYYGSMRGVYVYYIGRQAIHIDEHRTEELQQLRQRFDEFYLVTRKRDIGEARKALTDTSIVLEEKIGDTEMVLARYQKHGG
- a CDS encoding AAA family ATPase, with translation MILFVIVGMPASGKNIARSYAESKQIPYFATGDVVREEVKKQGLEPNAENTAMVSTRLRGTDGMGVTRLVLSRVIESKNNLVFMEGIRSLQEVALLRERVECVVVAFVAPRKLRLERIMSRGRSDDSADAFDDRDMREIAYGVAVPVALADGYILNTRSMEDAMNDLNNIVKNYV